From the Paludibacterium paludis genome, one window contains:
- a CDS encoding HAMP domain-containing histidine kinase gives MSPFSHDLPRAAAGLAQLRWLTLCSGALLCVAGGAAGVALPYPLLAQALLTLTAANLVLARCGARSRTPALWLGAGLAADVICLTEVLAFTGGAANPLASLYLPPVLFAALLLPAAFAWTLAFATLLAYAALFRWHLPWPAAAGDAAYAVSLHLTGMWVTFSLSALLMTGFVSWLARRLASREAMLTAAREALSRDEQLLAVGMQAAGAAHALSTPLNTLTLLVDEMAEFRAGDAELAADLQTMKEQLAGCRQALFALKDGAESGVREAPLFAMLADRLEGWRALRPDVVLIWTPPDVPDPVVGLDSAFWPAFFNLVNNAAEAGGGEVEVRASLAAGGLTLDVINRKGSLSDEQLARAGLTPLVSGKPAGMGLGVLLSHATLARLGGRLELVNRLGGGVHARIVLPLNRRRVP, from the coding sequence ATGTCACCGTTTTCCCATGACCTGCCGCGCGCGGCGGCGGGGCTTGCGCAACTGCGTTGGCTGACGCTGTGCTCGGGCGCGCTGCTGTGCGTTGCGGGCGGCGCGGCGGGCGTGGCGCTGCCGTATCCCCTGCTGGCCCAGGCGCTCCTGACCCTGACGGCCGCCAACCTCGTTCTCGCCCGCTGCGGCGCGCGTTCGCGCACGCCGGCCCTGTGGCTCGGAGCGGGGCTGGCCGCCGACGTGATCTGCCTGACCGAAGTCCTCGCGTTCACCGGCGGGGCGGCCAACCCCCTGGCGTCCCTTTATCTTCCGCCCGTACTGTTCGCGGCGCTGCTGTTGCCCGCCGCCTTTGCCTGGACGCTGGCGTTCGCCACCTTGCTGGCCTATGCCGCCCTGTTCCGCTGGCACCTGCCCTGGCCGGCCGCCGCAGGGGATGCCGCGTACGCCGTGTCATTACACCTGACCGGCATGTGGGTCACCTTCTCCTTGTCCGCGCTGCTGATGACCGGTTTCGTGTCATGGCTGGCGCGCCGACTCGCGTCCCGCGAAGCGATGCTGACGGCCGCGCGGGAGGCCCTGTCGCGGGACGAGCAGCTGCTCGCGGTGGGGATGCAGGCGGCCGGCGCGGCGCATGCCCTGTCCACCCCCCTCAATACCCTGACCCTTCTGGTCGATGAAATGGCGGAGTTCCGGGCCGGGGACGCGGAGCTCGCCGCCGATTTGCAGACGATGAAAGAACAGCTCGCCGGTTGCCGCCAGGCCTTGTTCGCCCTGAAGGACGGGGCGGAGTCCGGCGTGCGCGAGGCGCCGCTGTTCGCCATGTTGGCCGACCGGCTCGAAGGCTGGCGCGCATTGCGGCCGGATGTGGTTCTGATCTGGACGCCCCCGGATGTCCCGGATCCGGTCGTCGGTCTGGACAGCGCGTTCTGGCCGGCGTTCTTCAATCTGGTCAACAATGCGGCGGAAGCCGGCGGCGGGGAGGTCGAGGTCCGCGCATCGCTCGCTGCCGGGGGATTGACGCTCGATGTGATTAACAGGAAGGGCAGTCTGAGCGATGAGCAACTGGCGCGTGCCGGCCTGACACCGCTGGTGTCGGGCAAACCCGCCGGCATGGGGCTTGGCGTGCTGCTCAGTCATGCCACGCTCGCGCGCCTTGGCGGCCGCCTTGAGCTCGTGAATCGTCTGGGCGGAGGCGTCCACGCCAGGATCGTCCTGCCGCTGAACCGCCGGAGAGTGCCATGA
- a CDS encoding response regulator transcription factor — MSLDFLLIDDDVAFASILSRSLGRRGYSVDIACDEDSALAAMMRAPRHVLLDLHLGGQSGLRLLPRLKAAGPDSRIVVLTGYASIATAVEATKLGAVQYLAKPATLDDILAAFEQDAANPDLAVAPQPMSLKRVTWEHLQRVLAEHGGNISATARALNMHRRTLQRMLAKRPVRE, encoded by the coding sequence ATGAGCCTGGATTTTCTGCTGATCGACGATGACGTCGCCTTCGCGTCGATTCTTTCCCGATCCCTCGGGCGGCGCGGATACAGCGTCGATATCGCCTGCGATGAGGATTCCGCGCTGGCCGCCATGATGCGCGCGCCACGGCATGTGCTGCTGGATCTCCATCTCGGCGGCCAGAGCGGCTTGCGCCTGCTGCCTCGCCTTAAAGCCGCGGGACCGGACAGCCGGATCGTCGTGTTGACCGGTTACGCCAGCATCGCCACGGCGGTGGAGGCGACCAAGCTGGGCGCGGTGCAGTACCTTGCCAAGCCCGCGACCCTCGATGACATCCTCGCCGCGTTCGAGCAGGACGCGGCCAATCCGGACCTTGCGGTCGCGCCTCAGCCGATGTCGCTCAAGCGCGTCACCTGGGAGCACCTGCAGCGCGTGCTGGCCGAGCACGGAGGCAATATCTCGGCGACCGCGAGGGCGCTGAACATGCATCGACGCACGCTCCAGCGCATGTTGGCCAAGCGCCCGGTGCGCGAGTGA
- a CDS encoding 3-(methylthio)propionyl-CoA ligase has product MMRGQMMDQPLLISSLLDHAERYHSDTEIVSRSIEGPIHRYTWGDAARRARQLANALTDLGVVEGETVGTLAWNGYRHLEAYYAVSGMGAICHTVNPRLFAEQIAYIVNHGEDVVLMFDLTFLAMVEQLAPTLNTVRHFVLMTDRDHMPRETSIDNLLCYEDLVRRSSDRYEWPVLNENAASSLCYTSGTTGNPKGVLYSHRSTVLHAFASSLPDSLHISAEGCVLPVVPMFHVNAWGLPYSCAMNGAKLVLPGAKMDGISLYELIENEHVTLAAGVPTVWLMLLQHCERNHLKMHSLKRVIVGGSAAPESMIDQLAEHGAELRQLWGMTELSPCGTTSTPKFKHRASDAQTLRQLHTRQGRAIFGVDLRIVDDMGRPLPHDGVAFGNLQVRGPWVLSQYFRRERDSAHTEDGWFNTGDVVTVDKDGYMKITDRTKDVIKSGGEWISSIELENILVGHPAVAEAAAIGVPHPKWDERPLMVVVLKPGQTATRDELLDFYKGKIASWWTPNDIVFVAELPHTATGKLQKMKLRELFADYKWSD; this is encoded by the coding sequence ATGATGCGTGGACAGATGATGGACCAGCCCTTGCTCATTTCCAGTCTGCTGGACCATGCCGAGCGCTACCATTCCGATACCGAAATCGTTTCCCGCAGTATCGAAGGGCCGATTCACCGCTATACCTGGGGTGACGCGGCGCGGCGCGCGCGCCAGTTGGCGAACGCGCTGACGGATTTGGGCGTGGTGGAAGGGGAGACGGTCGGCACGCTGGCCTGGAACGGCTACCGCCACCTGGAGGCCTACTACGCGGTATCCGGCATGGGGGCAATCTGTCATACCGTCAATCCGCGGCTGTTCGCCGAGCAAATCGCCTACATCGTCAACCATGGCGAGGATGTCGTGCTGATGTTCGATTTGACCTTTCTCGCGATGGTCGAACAGCTCGCTCCGACTCTCAACACGGTTCGGCATTTCGTACTGATGACGGATCGAGACCACATGCCGCGCGAGACCTCGATCGACAATCTGTTGTGCTACGAGGATCTGGTGCGCCGTTCCAGTGACCGCTACGAATGGCCGGTGCTTAACGAAAACGCCGCTTCCAGCCTGTGCTACACCTCGGGCACCACCGGCAATCCGAAGGGCGTGCTGTATTCGCATCGTTCGACCGTGCTGCACGCTTTCGCCAGCTCCTTGCCCGACAGCCTGCATATTTCCGCGGAGGGTTGCGTCCTGCCCGTGGTGCCGATGTTCCATGTGAATGCCTGGGGTCTGCCGTACAGTTGCGCGATGAACGGCGCCAAACTGGTGTTGCCGGGCGCCAAGATGGATGGCATCAGCCTTTACGAATTGATCGAGAATGAACACGTCACCCTGGCCGCCGGCGTGCCCACGGTGTGGCTCATGTTGCTGCAGCATTGCGAGCGCAACCATCTGAAAATGCATAGTCTCAAGCGGGTGATCGTGGGCGGATCCGCCGCGCCGGAGTCGATGATCGACCAACTGGCTGAGCATGGCGCCGAGTTGCGCCAGTTGTGGGGGATGACCGAACTGTCGCCGTGCGGCACGACCAGCACGCCGAAATTCAAGCATCGCGCCAGCGATGCGCAAACCTTGCGCCAACTTCATACCCGCCAGGGCCGGGCGATTTTCGGGGTGGATCTGCGCATTGTCGACGACATGGGCCGCCCCTTGCCGCATGACGGCGTCGCGTTCGGCAACCTGCAAGTGCGCGGCCCCTGGGTGCTGTCGCAGTATTTCCGCCGCGAGCGCGACAGCGCCCATACCGAGGACGGCTGGTTCAACACCGGAGATGTGGTGACGGTGGACAAGGACGGCTACATGAAGATCACCGACCGGACCAAGGACGTCATCAAGTCGGGCGGCGAATGGATCAGTTCGATCGAGCTGGAGAACATTCTGGTCGGACACCCCGCCGTTGCCGAAGCGGCCGCGATCGGCGTGCCGCATCCGAAATGGGACGAGCGGCCATTGATGGTGGTGGTGCTCAAGCCCGGCCAGACCGCCACGCGCGATGAGTTGCTGGACTTTTACAAGGGCAAGATCGCCAGCTGGTGGACACCCAACGACATCGTCTTCGTGGCGGAGCTGCCGCATACCGCGACAGGGAAATTGCAGAAAATGAAACTGCGCGAGTTGTTTGCCGACTACAAATGGTCGGATTGA